GCCTACCGTTCGAGCATGGCCATCGGCCTCCTGGAGGCCAGGGGGTTTGAAAAGGTCACCTCCATGGACGGCGGATCTGAGGCCTGGATCAGCGCCGGGCTTCCGGTCTTCGGCGCCGAGACGGCTACGCCGGCCGCCGGGCCTTCCCCGCCGCAGCGGGAAATCAGGCTGGCGGACCGCATGTCCGCCGATGAACTGCGCCGGCTGGTCAAGGACCTGCCCGGCACCTTCGATCTGGTGGACATCCGTCCGGCCGACCAGTTCAGGGACTACCACATCCCCGGCTCCCGGAACGCGGATATCGCCGAGGTGATCGACAACCCGGCCTATCTGACCGGGGTTGGCCCCCTCATCCTGGTTGACCGGGACGGCACCTTGGCCATGCAGGTCGCCGGCATCCTGTCCCAGAAAACCAAGCGGACCGTCAAGGCCCTCCACGGGGGACTGGAGGCGTACTGGAAGGACGGCGGCTGGAGAGAATCAGGTGGACCGGCGGTGGCGCCGGCCCCGCCGGCTGGTTTCGTGCCGGCTCCTCCAGTGACAAACCCGGCGCCGGCGGCGGAGCCGCCGAAGGCGCCCAAAAAGAAGTCAGCGGGGTGTTGATGATGAATGATGCCAACAAAACGAAACCGTACATGAATCCCTACCTGGCAGGGGTATGCCTCGGCCTGACCCTGCTGGTTTCCTATCTGGTGCTGGGAACGGGCCTGGGGGCTTCCGCCGGCATTGCCCGGATCGCCGCTTATCTCGAGAGTGCCCTGGCCTCCGATCATGTCGCCGGCAGCCAGTACTTCGGGGCCTGGGGCGACAAGCCGCTCAACTACTATCTCGTCTTCATGTTCTGCGGGGTTTTTGCGGGAGGGTTGGTGTCAGCGATTCTGGCGCGAAGGGTGGCATTGAAGGTGGAGCGCGGCCGGCAGGCATCGGTGAAACTGCGGCTGGGCCTGGCCCTGGCCGGGGGCATCCTGGCGGGGTTCGCCAGCCGCCTGGCCCAGGGCTGCACCTCGGGCCAGGCCCTGTCGGGAAGCGCCATGATGCTCTCGGGCAGCCTGGTGTTTCTGGTCTGCGTTTTTATCGGTGGCTACGGCGCGGCAAGGTTTGTGAGGAGGCAGTGGCATGATTAGCACTTTTTTCGGTCTGGACGCGTTGTCCACGCCGGGGGCCATGTTCGTTGCCTTCGTGATCGGACTCGCCTTCGGATTTTCCCTGGAGCAGGCCGGTTTCGGCAGTTCCCGCCGGCTGGCCGGCATCTTCTATTTCCGCGACATGACCGTGCTGAAGGTCATGTTCACGGCGGTGATCGTGGCGATGTTCGGGCTTCAATATTCCCGGGAACTGGGCCTGATCCACGATGACCAGTTGTTCTTGATGCCCAGCATCTACGGGGCGCAGATCGTGGGCGGCCTGATCTTCGGCGTCGGGTTCGTCATGGGCGCCTGGTGCCCGGGGACCGCCGCGGTGGGGCTTGCTTCCGGCCGGCTGGACGCCTTGGTCTTCCTGGGCGGCGCCGGCATCGGCAGCATCTTCTTTAACGAACTGTTCGGCCTGCTGAAGGGCCTCTACACCTGGGGGGACAGGGGGGTGCAGTTTGCCTGGCAGGCGCTGGGCCTTTCCCCCGGGGGATTCGCCTGCCTGCTGGTGGCGGTGGCCCTGCTGTGCTTCTGGGGGGCCGAATATCTGGAAAAACGCGTGTCCTCCGGAAGGAATTACTGGCGGTCCCCGTTCCTGTGGTCCTTTAGCTTTGTGCTGGTGGCCCTTGCCTCGGGCCTGTTGGCCGTGCAGGGAAGAGTGGCGGCGGGAACGACGGCCGCCGGCGATCCGGTGCAAACCCTGTCCATGCTGGCGGAGATCGAAGCGGCCGGAGACCACATGGAGCCCGAAGACCTGGCCGACCGCCTCATGCGGGGTGAACCAGGGCTGCTGCTGGTCGACATCCGGCCGTCCGAAGAGTACGCGGCCTTTCACATCCGTGGCGCCGTGAACATCGCCCTGTCCGATCTGCCGGCCGCCCTGGCCGCAAAGGCGGACCGGGGTATCGTCGTGCTCTATTCGAACGGCATGACCCACCCGGCCCAGGCCCGTGACGCCCTGGTCCGCCTGGGTCACGCGAATGTTTACATTCTCACCGACGGCCTTCAGGGTTTTATCGAGCGCGTCCTGAAACCCGTCTCTCTCCGTGCGGAGCCCTTGACCGGGGGTGAAGCGGCAAGAGTCAATGCCTGGCGGCATTACTTCTCAAACCGGGGAAAAGGATAGCCGGCACCCCCGCGGCACTGATAGCGACAGTCCCAAAGCCTTCTATATATAAACGGATTCGTCGGACCGAAGTTGATATAAATTATTCATGTAAAAAGTTGTTATCAAATACGGCTGTAAAGCGCCGGATATCGCGCACCTTACCGCCAACACACGGAAGCTTTATGCCGATCTCACCCGCGAAAGAGTTCCAGAAACTGCTGCTCAACTATTCACATACCGAAGATCCGGAAAAGCGCCGCCGGATCGAATCGGAACTCTGGGAAAAGTACGGCATGGAGCGGGCCGTCTTTGTGCTGGACATGTCCGGGTTCTCGCGCATCACGCGCAAATTCGGGATCGTCCACTATCTTTCCATGGTCAAGCGCATGCAGTTGACCACGGCGCCCATCGTCAAATCATATGGCGGCAGCATGATCAAATACGAAGCGGACAACTGCTTCGCCGTTTTCCCTGAACCGCTGCCGGCCCTCAACGCGGCACTGGCCATACAGCACGCCTTCGCGGCATCCAACCTGATCACCTCCGACGAGTTGGATATCCACATCTCATGTGGCATCGATTACGGGAAAATACTCGTGATAAAAGGGGAAGACTGCTTCGGGGACGCCGTCAACCGCGCTTCCAAACTCGGGGAAGACGTGGCCTCTTCCGGGGAAATCTTAATCACCCGGGAGGCCATGGCCATGGTTCCTCCCGGGGCCGGCTTCCGGGCCACGGAAAAAAACATCACCATATCCGGTCTTCATATCGCCGCCTGGTCGGTTGCGGTCGGGCAGGGGAAATCCCTGCCTTAATGGTTTGTCGCGGAGATCAGGGGCCCGGGCAATTCAGGGCAGGCCGAACTCGGTAAGCTTGGCGTCGTCGGAACGCCATTTGTCCTGCACCCGGACAAACAACTCCAGGTAGACTTTGGCGCCGGTCATGCGCTGGATGTCCAGGCGGCTCCTCTCGCCGATTGTTTTTAACATCCGCCCCTGCTTGCCGATGATGATGCCTTTCTGGGAATCCTTTTCCACGTGAATGGTGGCCTGGATATAGATGACGGAACCGTTCTTTTTTTCCTGAAAGGTGTCGATGCTGACGGCCGTGGCATAGGGGATTTCCTGGCCGGTCAGGCGGATGACTTTTTCCCGGATCATTTCCGCGGCGATGAAACGCTCCGGCATGTCGGTCACCATGTCTTCCGGGAACAGGGGGGCACCCGGCGGAAGCAGTTTTTCAAGTTCCCGCAGCAGATCATCCGTCTGCTCGCCGTCTTTGGCGGAAACAGGGAAAATATGGGCAAAGGAATGGACGGCCCGCCACTGGTCGATATGGTTCAGGATGGCCGGTTTTTTGACCAGGTCGATTTTGTTTAACGCCAGCACTACCGGCTTGCTCGTTTTCCCCAGGTGCCGGACGACCAGGGCTTCGTCGTCGCGGCGGGAACGGCTGGACACGTCGACCATCATCAGGATGACGTCCACCTCCGCCAGGGCCGCGATGGCGCTGTCCACGATGCGGGTGTTAAGCCTGCCGGAGGCTTTGAAAATGCCGGGCGTGTCCATGAAGACCAATTGGGCCTTGTCCCGGTTGACGATGCCGAGGATGCGGTTGCGGGTGGTCTGGGGCTTGTCCGAGGTGATAGAGATTTTTTCTCCGGTCAGCCGGTTGATCAGGGTCGATTTGCCGGCGTTGGGAGGACCGCAGATGGCGATAAAGCCGGAGCGGAAAACACCGGCCGGTTCGTTGTCAGGGGATTTTTTCTTGGTCATTTTCGGTCAGTTCCTCGATGGCGGTCAGGATGTCTTCTTTCCCCAGGCCGGATTTGGCGGAAAAGAGAATCAGGTCGTTTTCATCCAGTCCGAAATCGGACGCGATGGCCCGGCGCTGCTCCTTCTGAGCGGCTTTCTTGAGCTTGTCGGCCTTGGTCAGGACAATGATATAGGGAATGGCGTGCCGGGAAAACAGATCCAGGAGCATGAACTCGTCTTCCCGCGGCTGGCGCCGCAAATCCAGGAGCAGGGCCGCTCCCTTCAACACGGTCCGCCCGGTAAGATAGGTCTCGACCATCGGTCCCCAGGTTTTCTGTTCCGCATGGGAGACTTTGGCGTATCCGTAGCCCGGGAGATCCACGAAAAGCATCCGGTCGTCGATATTGAAAAAATTGATCAGCCGGGTTTTCCCCGGGGTCGAGCTGGTCTTGACCAGGTTGCGGCGGTTGACCAGCCGGTTGATCAACGAGGACTTGCCGACGTTGGACCGCCCGGCAAAAGCGATCTCCGGCAGGTCCTGGCCGGGATACTGGGCCGGTTTGACCGCGCTGGTGACAAAAGTTGCGGACTTGATGATCATGGTCGATCCGTCCGGCCACACACGGGCGCGTTCATATCACCTTGTTGAGCGGGTATTCGATGATTCCTTCGGCGCCGTGGGCCATAAGTCTCGGGATGAGGTCGCGGACCGCGTCCGAGGCGACGACGGTTTCAACAGCATACCAGTCCGAACGGTAC
Above is a genomic segment from Thermodesulfobacteriota bacterium containing:
- a CDS encoding YeeE/YedE thiosulfate transporter family protein translates to MMNDANKTKPYMNPYLAGVCLGLTLLVSYLVLGTGLGASAGIARIAAYLESALASDHVAGSQYFGAWGDKPLNYYLVFMFCGVFAGGLVSAILARRVALKVERGRQASVKLRLGLALAGGILAGFASRLAQGCTSGQALSGSAMMLSGSLVFLVCVFIGGYGAARFVRRQWHD
- a CDS encoding DUF6691 family protein, whose protein sequence is MISTFFGLDALSTPGAMFVAFVIGLAFGFSLEQAGFGSSRRLAGIFYFRDMTVLKVMFTAVIVAMFGLQYSRELGLIHDDQLFLMPSIYGAQIVGGLIFGVGFVMGAWCPGTAAVGLASGRLDALVFLGGAGIGSIFFNELFGLLKGLYTWGDRGVQFAWQALGLSPGGFACLLVAVALLCFWGAEYLEKRVSSGRNYWRSPFLWSFSFVLVALASGLLAVQGRVAAGTTAAGDPVQTLSMLAEIEAAGDHMEPEDLADRLMRGEPGLLLVDIRPSEEYAAFHIRGAVNIALSDLPAALAAKADRGIVVLYSNGMTHPAQARDALVRLGHANVYILTDGLQGFIERVLKPVSLRAEPLTGGEAARVNAWRHYFSNRGKG
- a CDS encoding adenylate/guanylate cyclase domain-containing protein, with amino-acid sequence MPISPAKEFQKLLLNYSHTEDPEKRRRIESELWEKYGMERAVFVLDMSGFSRITRKFGIVHYLSMVKRMQLTTAPIVKSYGGSMIKYEADNCFAVFPEPLPALNAALAIQHAFAASNLITSDELDIHISCGIDYGKILVIKGEDCFGDAVNRASKLGEDVASSGEILITREAMAMVPPGAGFRATEKNITISGLHIAAWSVAVGQGKSLP
- the era gene encoding GTPase Era translates to MTKKKSPDNEPAGVFRSGFIAICGPPNAGKSTLINRLTGEKISITSDKPQTTRNRILGIVNRDKAQLVFMDTPGIFKASGRLNTRIVDSAIAALAEVDVILMMVDVSSRSRRDDEALVVRHLGKTSKPVVLALNKIDLVKKPAILNHIDQWRAVHSFAHIFPVSAKDGEQTDDLLRELEKLLPPGAPLFPEDMVTDMPERFIAAEMIREKVIRLTGQEIPYATAVSIDTFQEKKNGSVIYIQATIHVEKDSQKGIIIGKQGRMLKTIGERSRLDIQRMTGAKVYLELFVRVQDKWRSDDAKLTEFGLP
- the yihA gene encoding ribosome biogenesis GTP-binding protein YihA/YsxC, with amino-acid sequence MIIKSATFVTSAVKPAQYPGQDLPEIAFAGRSNVGKSSLINRLVNRRNLVKTSSTPGKTRLINFFNIDDRMLFVDLPGYGYAKVSHAEQKTWGPMVETYLTGRTVLKGAALLLDLRRQPREDEFMLLDLFSRHAIPYIIVLTKADKLKKAAQKEQRRAIASDFGLDENDLILFSAKSGLGKEDILTAIEELTENDQEKIP